A single window of Sphaerodactylus townsendi isolate TG3544 linkage group LG05, MPM_Stown_v2.3, whole genome shotgun sequence DNA harbors:
- the REX1BD gene encoding required for excision 1-B domain-containing protein codes for MAEGDLQALVRRFYSLQSERVEAYRLFEEGHRAYLRSSPSYDFIRYRQLVHEITQAFSGISQEILQIKGQLEGPHGRADLAQHLRRLQEKEKEKLELTAELQLAKQNAQDHPGTDACEQEVRELKQKLIQTIEAISEILQDFKYDSEESG; via the exons ATG GCGGAAGGTGACTTGCAGGCCTTGGTCCGTCGCTTCTACAGTCTACAAAGTGAACGTGTGGAAGCCTATCGCCTCTTTGAGGA AGGCCACCGAGCATACCTGAGAAGCAGCCCCTCCTATGACTTCATCCGCTACCGTCAGCTGGTCCATGAGATCACACAGGCCTTCAGTGGGATCTCTCAGGAAATCCTGCAGATCAAAGGACAACTGGAGGGTCCCCACGGGCGGGCAGACCTCGCCCAGCACTTGAGACGTCtccaagagaaggagaaagagaaactcGAGCTg ACAGCAGAGCTGCAGCTTGCCAAGCAAAATGCGCAAGACCATCCTGGCACCGATGCCTGTGAGCAGGAAGTGCGAGAGCTGAAGCAGAA GCTAATTCAAACCATCGAGGCAATCAGCGAAATTCTCCAGGACTTCAAGTACGATTCGGAAGAGAGCGGTTGA